The following coding sequences lie in one Apium graveolens cultivar Ventura chromosome 1, ASM990537v1, whole genome shotgun sequence genomic window:
- the LOC141719155 gene encoding uncharacterized protein LOC141719155 isoform X1 — translation MFITEEERLVVLRFGPGWDETCMQSKQHHTEYKGGSEGKEFECLRNKFKKNGSMIIPPRLLNTANSVHGVATTAIVDILGSAVIYTDSISAPGSGDSVEISVSYVDAAYAGWINKEGKTPLISACMNPELINVASSLIELGANVNAYRPGQHAGTPMHHAAKRGLEQTVKLLLSHGGKLFK, via the exons ATGTTTATTACCGAAGAAGAGCGCCTCGTTGTCCTTCGCTTCGGTCCCGGTTGGGATGAAACTTGTATGCAA AGTAAACAACATCATACAGAGTACAAAGGAGGGAGTGAAGGGAAGGAGTTTGAGTGTTTGAGGAATAAGTTCAAGAAAAATGGCTCCATGATTATCCCTCCTCGTTTACTG AACACGGCTAATTCAGTACATGGTGTAGCCACTACTGCTATTGTGGATATATTGGGATCAGCTGTTATTTATACAGATTCTATTTCTGCTCCTGGTTCTGGTGATTCTGTCGAGATTAGTGTGTCTTATGTTGATGCTGCTTATGCTGGT TGGATTAATAAAGAAGGGAAGACTCCGCTTATTTCAGCTTGTATGAACCCAGAGCTTATTAATGTTGCCAGCAGTTTGATTGAATTGGGTGCCAATGTTAATGCTTATCGTCCCG GTCAGCATGCTGGGACTCCGATGCATCATGCTGCCAAAAGAGGTCTTGAACAGACTGTTAAGCTGCTTCTTTCACATGGAGGTAAGTTATTCAAGTAA
- the LOC141719155 gene encoding putative E3 ubiquitin-protein ligase XBAT35 isoform X2 → MKLSKQHHTEYKGGSEGKEFECLRNKFKKNGSMIIPPRLLNTANSVHGVATTAIVDILGSAVIYTDSISAPGSGDSVEISVSYVDAAYAGWINKEGKTPLISACMNPELINVASSLIELGANVNAYRPGQHAGTPMHHAAKRGLEQTVKLLLSHGGKLFK, encoded by the exons ATGAAACTT AGTAAACAACATCATACAGAGTACAAAGGAGGGAGTGAAGGGAAGGAGTTTGAGTGTTTGAGGAATAAGTTCAAGAAAAATGGCTCCATGATTATCCCTCCTCGTTTACTG AACACGGCTAATTCAGTACATGGTGTAGCCACTACTGCTATTGTGGATATATTGGGATCAGCTGTTATTTATACAGATTCTATTTCTGCTCCTGGTTCTGGTGATTCTGTCGAGATTAGTGTGTCTTATGTTGATGCTGCTTATGCTGGT TGGATTAATAAAGAAGGGAAGACTCCGCTTATTTCAGCTTGTATGAACCCAGAGCTTATTAATGTTGCCAGCAGTTTGATTGAATTGGGTGCCAATGTTAATGCTTATCGTCCCG GTCAGCATGCTGGGACTCCGATGCATCATGCTGCCAAAAGAGGTCTTGAACAGACTGTTAAGCTGCTTCTTTCACATGGAGGTAAGTTATTCAAGTAA
- the LOC141719155 gene encoding putative E3 ubiquitin-protein ligase XBAT35 isoform X3, whose translation MIIPPRLLNTANSVHGVATTAIVDILGSAVIYTDSISAPGSGDSVEISVSYVDAAYAGWINKEGKTPLISACMNPELINVASSLIELGANVNAYRPGQHAGTPMHHAAKRGLEQTVKLLLSHGGKLFK comes from the exons ATGATTATCCCTCCTCGTTTACTG AACACGGCTAATTCAGTACATGGTGTAGCCACTACTGCTATTGTGGATATATTGGGATCAGCTGTTATTTATACAGATTCTATTTCTGCTCCTGGTTCTGGTGATTCTGTCGAGATTAGTGTGTCTTATGTTGATGCTGCTTATGCTGGT TGGATTAATAAAGAAGGGAAGACTCCGCTTATTTCAGCTTGTATGAACCCAGAGCTTATTAATGTTGCCAGCAGTTTGATTGAATTGGGTGCCAATGTTAATGCTTATCGTCCCG GTCAGCATGCTGGGACTCCGATGCATCATGCTGCCAAAAGAGGTCTTGAACAGACTGTTAAGCTGCTTCTTTCACATGGAGGTAAGTTATTCAAGTAA